A single Lolium perenne isolate Kyuss_39 chromosome 6, Kyuss_2.0, whole genome shotgun sequence DNA region contains:
- the LOC127307277 gene encoding cytosolic Fe-S cluster assembly factor NBP35, which translates to MENGGSKGDVPEDANAHCPGTQSEEAGKADSCAGCPNQQICATAPKGPDPDLVAIAERMATVKHKILVLSGKGGVGKSTFSAQLSFALAEKDLQVGLLDIDICGPSIPKMLGLEGQDIHQSNLGWSPIYVESNLGVMSIGFMLPNPDDAVIWRGPRKNGLIKQFLKDVDWGEIDYLVVDAPPGTSDEHISIVQYLQATEVDGAIIVTTPQQVSLIDVRKEINFCKKVGVPVLGVVENMSGLRQPFSDLKFMKPGAAGETDATEWVMNYIKEKAPELLSVVACSEVFDSSRGGAEAMCIEMGVPFLGKVPMDPQLCKAAEEGRSCFVDQRCSASAPALKSIIDKLIKTTPGDGV; encoded by the exons ATGGAGAATGGTGGCAGCAAAGGCGACGTCCCGGAGGATGCGAACGCGC ATTGCCCTGGAACACAGTCAGAGGAGGCAGGGAAGGCGGATTCCTGCGCTGGATGTCCTAACCAGCAGATTTGCGCCACTGCCCCTAAGGGCCCCGATCCTG ACTTGGTTGCTATTGCTGAGCGGATGGCTACTGTGAAACACAAGATACTGGTTTTGTCAGGAAAGGGAGGTGTTGGAAAGAGCACGTTTTCAGCCCAGCTGTCATTTGCTCTAGCTGAAAAGGACCTTCAGGTTGGCCTTCTTGACATAGATATATGTGGCCCTAGCATCCCGAAAATGTTAGGCCTTGAAGGCCAGGATATTCATCAGAGCAACCTTGGCTGGTCTCCCATCTACGTTGAGTCGAACCTTGGTGTCATGTCGATTGGTTTCATGCTGCCTAACCCTGATGATGCTGTCATATGGAGGGGTCCTCGCAAGAATGGATTGATCAAACAGTTCCTTAAGGATGTTGACTGGGGGGAGATTGACTATCTTGTAGTGGATGCTCCTCCTGGAACATCTGATGAGCACATCTCCATTGTCCAGTATCTACAAGCCACAGAAGTTGATGGTGCGATAATTGTCACGACTCCACAGCAAGTGTCTCTGATTGACGTGAGGAAGGAAATCAACTTCTGCAAGAAGGTTGGCGTGCCAGTGTTGGGTGTCGTGGAGAACATGAGTGGCTTGAGGCAGCCATTTTCAGATCTCAAATTCATGAAGCCAGGTGCTGCAGGGGAGACAGATGCCACAGAATGGGTGATGAACTATATCAAGGAGAAGGCTCCAGAGCTTTTGTCAGTCGTCGCGTGCAGCGAGGTGTTTGACAGCAGCAGGGGTGGCGCGGAGGCGATGTGCATTGAAATGGGGGTCCCTTTTCTTGGTAAGGTGCCGATGGATCCGCAGCTGTGCAAGGCAGCTGAGGAAGGGAGGTCATGCTTCGTTGATCAGAGGTGCAGTGCCAGTGCACCAGCCCTCAAAAGCATAATCGACAAGCTTATCAAAACCACTCCAGGAGATGGTGTTTGA